The sequence TGCCAGGTTGCTGGCAGCGGCCAGAATGTTGGCGCCCGCCGCGAAGCACAAAAAGCTATCGCAGCCGCTGGGGCTGCCCGAACAATCAGCCGGATAGGTGTTCGAAGGCCCTTCGACCGTGCACAGCGCGGCCAAATCAGCCAACGTGTCGAGCTTCTCCGCAGCTTCGCAATTGATCGGTGGCGTGCTGCCCGCGCAACTGATCGCATCAGGCATAAAACTGGATAAGACACCGGTGGTTGGATCCACCAGGTTGCCAACCGCCGCGCCCGCATTGCTCAAGCCCAGGGAATTGCTCGCACTGGCACCTAGGTTTTGAGGCTGCGCCGTGCTCATGAACTGCGCTAGCGCGTAGCTCGAGGCTAGGGTCGTAAGTTCGTTGATGGTTACCGAGGTCGGTAGAGGTTGGCCCGCGGTGCCCAGCACGCCTAGCAGCTCAAGCGCGCCATTCATTGCAGGACCACCCGCGACTTGTCCTCCGCTGGCGACCAGATACAACAGCCGGCCAGTCGTGAATGGCTCATAGCTCACTTTGAAACTACCGTCACTGGCTGTGCTGGTCGGCACCGTATTAAGGGCCACCGCGGTCGAGCCATTACCCGTATTGCCTGCCTGGTATAAAGTCACGCTGGCGCCCACCACGGGCGCGCTACCGTTGCCCAGGACCCGACCGCTAATTGACGAAGGTTGCGGTGTCGGCGCGGGAGTCTGGGTCGCACTGGGCGGCGCCGCGGTGAGCGTCGGCGTAGGGCTTGCGGATGGGGACGGGGGCGGCGAGGGCGTCGGCGTCGGCGCTGGGGTTGGGGCCTGCGTCGGGGTCGGCGTCATACTCGGGAGCGGACTCGCGGTCGGGGGCGGCGCTTGCGTCGGCGGCGGCACCGGACTGGGGGTCGGCGCGGGCGTAACGGTCGGCGCAGGGGTTCGGCTGGGCAGGGGCGGAGTCGCAATCACTTCCAAGCTAGGCCCGCCGCCAGCCCCACCGCCGCTCATGCATCCGGCCAGGGCCACCCCTGCAACCAGCGCCGCCCACAGCCATCGTGAGGGAAAATTTCTCATGGACCGGTCCCCTGAGCGCATGTGCCATTTTCCCCACCCCGCAGCCAGCTAACCCCGTGGTTTCTTGCAAACTCGAAAATTTAAGATACTAAAGCGGCGGGATGATAACTCTCGCGAAGGATAGGTCAATCGCTAAGTTTATCAACTTTGAGAAAAATGGACCCGGCACCCCGTGATCCGGCCGACGACCGCGCTTAGCTGTTGGTGAAGGCGGCGCCGGAGCGCACCGCTTTGAGCCCACGCCACAGCGGTCCCAAGCGGCCTGGATGGAGCAGCGAGGCCGCCCCAAGATGCCAGCCGCTGGTGTTGAGCACATCCAGACCGAGGCTTTTGGCCATTCGGGAGTAGCCCCGCCAGTCGGCCTCGAAGCGGCCGTTGACCAGCAGTGTGTCGTAGCCAAAATCGTGCAAGAACAGGTAGGCCAGGGAGCTGGAATGCATCGTGACATCGGGCGCGGCCCCCGCCCTCACAGGCTGAAAGCCTTGCAGCGGTGAGACCATCACATCGCTATCCAAATCGTAGAGGCGCACGCGCAGCGGGCCCAGGGCCTCCAGCATCGGCAGCTTGCCCGCCCAGCGCATTACCCTGGGTGAATTGCGCGCCATTAAACGGGCGCGATACCCGCCATACGCGCGCGACAGTTCGGCTAACGAGACACCCTGGGAGGGTTGATGCAGGGGCAACTCGTGGCGGCGGCCATAGACCTCGTCGTAAGCCTGCAGCGCCGCGCGGTTGTCGCGTGCCGCGCCCACTTCCCATCGCTGGCCCGGATAGAGCACCACCGGCGTGGCGCCCGCGCCAGCGATCGTTCGGGCGGCATGGCGCGGGCTATTGATACAGTCGTTGAGATGAGCATTCTCCTGATGGGCAAAGTACACCAGGCTGGCAAAAGGGAGGACAAAAGCGGGCCGGAGGCCTGCGATTTGAGCCGCCAAACCCTCCAGCTTGTAGTTGGCGGCGCGCTGGCGCGCAGCTCGTTCGGCCCGAGGACCGGGCCAAGCAGCGTAGCTGAACTGACTCAGCAGCAGATCGGGCCGTCCGATCCGGGCAGCCAAGCAGCGTGCCGATGACCGGTCAGCGATCGCACAATCGTTCAGATTGAGAAGCGTGCGGTTACCGTCGCGCAGATACAGCCAGTGGTCATACCATCCGAGCGAACCGCAAAGCGCGACAATCCCGCCGGGTAAGCGATAAGGCTGCCCCTCGACCATTCCTAGGGCATGCAGACCGCGCTGGCGAAGGTATTCTTTCAGTGCGCGACTTGCCCTTTCGTGGTGCAGTACGGTAATCGTCGCGGCCTGCGCAGGAGCGATGACATCAAAAAACCTCGGAGCGAAGTGATCCGGATGCTCATGCGAAAGCCAAATATAGCTTACCCCCGATAGAATCGAAGCAGCATCCAGCGGGGTCGGGATCAACAGTTCCCAGCCGTCGTTGAAAGCCGGGCCCGACAGCCACGGATCGCACAGCAGCGCCCCCGTGCTCAGCTCAACCTTAACGCAAGCGTGGTTGACAAGCTCGATGACCATGTCAGCACCCGCTAGCGCTCAGGGCTGGTTAGTAGAGATCGCGACCGAGTCGGGCGGCAGCTCCAAAAAATCGGTCGCGATGCGAATCGCCGGCGTCGAACCCATCAATAGCCGCGAAGGAGCCGGCCAGGGCAGACGGACGGGAGCCGAGCCCAGGTTGACCGCGACCCCGATCGCCCCTCGCTGAATTACGATCCAACCCTGCGCCTCGTCATAAGTGACGTTGACGCACGACATCCGTCCGTCTTGCAAGTCGGCGCTCGCGCTACGTAATTGGATTAGCGCGCGATACCATTGCAGCAACTCACGATGGGGTGACACGGCCAACTCCTCCCAGCGCAGCTTGGAACGGATGAAGGTTGCGGCAGCTTGCGGATCGGGCACGCTGGCCGGGTTCCAGCCGAAAGCGGCGAACTCCCGCCGGCGTCCCTCGCTGACCGCCCGAGCCAGGTCGGGCTCGGCATGATCGCTGAAATACAGAAAGGGGGTGCTCGCGCCCCATTCCTCACCCTGGAAAAGCATCGGGACAAAAGGCGCGGTCAGCACCAGCGCGGCTCCGATCTTCAGTCGGCCCAGTGGCATGAGCTGAGAGCTGCGCTCGCCCTGGGCCCGATTGCCCACCTGATCGTGGTTTTGCAAATAGCCGACGAAGTTATTGCCTGACAGCCCGCATGCCGGGCGTCCCTGGATGCGGTCACGGTAGGGTGAGTATTGGCCATCGTAGACATAGCCGGCGCGCAGCACCTTGGCCAGTTGGCTCAGGCTGCCGAAGTCGCTGTAATAACCGCTTCGCTCGCCGGTCAGTACGCTGTGCAGGGCATGATGAAAATCGTCGTTCCACTGCGCATCTAGACCGTAGCCGCCGCGCGCGGGCGACATTATCCCGCGTGGGTCGTTGCGATCGTTTTCCTCGATTAGCAGCCGCGGGCGGCCATCGCCCAGCGACGCCACTTCGCGTTGCAACTGTTCCATCAGATGCAGAGGCGAACTGTCTATGATTGCATGAACTGCGTCCAGACGCAGACCATCGAAATGATATTCTGCCAACCAGTAGCAGGCATTGTCGCAAAAAAAGCGCCGCACCTGATCGCTGCCGGGACCATCCACGTTGACCGCCTCGCCCCAAGGTGTCGAGTAGCGATCGGTCAAGTAAGGCGCGAAGCGCGGGAGATAATTGCCCGAGGGCCCGAAGTGGTTATAGACCACATCGAGCAGGACCGCCAAGCCGCGACGATGGCATTGGTCGATCAAAGCTTTGAGTTCGGCGGGAGTGCCATAATGATGATGGGGTGCGAACAAATCCACTCCGTCGTAGCCCCAACCACGCGCGCCCGAGAACTCCGCCAGCGGCATCAACTCTACGTGGGTCACGCCCAAGGCCGCCAAGTGATCCAGCCGCTCGATAGCCGCGCTGAAGGTTCCCGCGGGAGTAAAGGTTCCGATGTGCAGCTCATAGATGAGACCCTGGGCCAGCGGGCGCGGACGGAAACCGTGATCGCTCCAGGCAAAATTCGCCGCGCTCTCCATCCGCGAGGGTCCGTGTACGCCCCGCGGTTGCCAGCGCGAGCGTGGATCGGGAAACGGCCCCTGGCCGTCAACGAACAGCGCGTAGTCGTCGAACTCCTCGATGCCGACGGCTTCCAGTCGCCACCAATTGTGCGATCCGCCCTCACGTACCAGGCTATAACGCTGGCCGTTCAGCGCTACTTCCAGGCGTGTTGCCTTGGGCGCCCACACTCGCAGCGGTTTCATGCGTGATCCTCGCGCACTAGCAAAGCCACGGGAAAGCGGCGAAAAAGCTCGCTCAATGCCAGCTCGCCACCAGACAGCTCCTCGCCGTCCAGAACGTTGCGCCAGTGGCCGGGCATGATTCTCGCCGTGGTGTCATGCCATTGTCCACCAACGCCGATTATCAGGCGCGGCACGATGGCCGCTATCCGCTGGCCGCGAACGAAGCCTACCACATGCGCGGCGCGCCGCCCGCGCGGCTGGATCGGTTCGTAACTGGCTTGCGGCGCCAGCCAGCTGGGATGACGGCGACGCAGGCGTAAGGCCTGTACGATAGTCCACAATTTGGGCAGCCCCTCGTCGCTGCGCCGTAGGATTTCCGCCACGCTTAGGCGATCGATCGTATCCAGCGCGGCGCGGCGCGCGGCGTAATCGACCGGGCGTCGATTGTCCGGATCGACCAGCGATAAGTCCCATAACTCGCTACCTTGATAGAGGTCCGGAATGCCCGGCGCGGTGAGTTTGAGCAAGGTCTGAGCCAGCGAGTTGATCCGTCCCGGTTCGACTAACGGTCCGACAAATTGCGCGACATCGTCGGTAAACTGCGGATCGCTTAGAGTACCGGCGACGAATTCCTTGAGCGCCTGCTCGTACTCCGGGTTGCTCTGGGTCCAGGAAGTGCGTTGTTTGGCTTCGCGTACCGCCTTCATCATATAAGCAGTGATGCGCTCGGTCTCGATCGGCCAAGCTCCCACCAAGGTCTGATAGTAGAGGTATTCGGCGTTGCGGTCGGGTTGCACGCGCCAATGACGCTGATTGTGTTCCGCCCATCGCAGGCTTCGCTCGCTCCAGCGCCGCGGAATCTCGGAGAGCAGACTGATGCGCGCGCGCACATCCTCGCTACGCTTGGTATCATGCGTGGTGGTGGCGAGCAGGCCGCCGGGCCAATGCTGCTGGCGCTGCAGGCAGGCCTGATGGAACTGGGCCACTCCAACGCCGAAGCAGGCTGGATCGCCCCCCACTTCATTGAGCGCCACCAACCGGTTGTAGCGATAGAAGGCGGTGTCTTCGATCGCTTTGGCCATCACCGCGCCGCTGAATTGCTGAAATCGCAACGCCAGTTCCATCTCCGCTCCGCCACGGCGTTGGCCGCTTAGAATAGAGCGCAGAAAATCCAATAGCTCGGGATCGAGTTCGGGATGGTCGCCGCGCGCGGCTTGAATCGCTTCATTAATGTATTGCCGATCCTCGCGCGTAGCCTGATCCTGGGCGGCGCTGACGTAGGTGCGGTAGACCGGAAAGCGCGCAGCCACCGCCTTGAGCGCTTCATGCAGCTCGTGGCGGGTGTGGTCGCGATGGTGGCGATCATGCTCGCAGATGTCGAGCCAAAGCGCGGTCAGACGCCCCAATTCACTGCCCAGCAGATCGCGTAGGACCAGCTCGCGGCTGTGGCGCGCAACCGTGGCGAAGTCGGCCTGCTCACCGCTGAAGGTAACGTAGTGGCGGGTCATTTCCGTCTCGCCCGCGGGATCGATCCACAATCCCCCCACTAGATTGGCGAACTCATAGCCGGTGGTCCCGGCGGTGGGCCACGAAGCGCGCAGCTCCTCCCCAGCCTGGAGAATCTTTTCCACCACGATCCAGGCTTGTGGTGCCAGTGTGTGCAGGCGCTCCAGGTAGGCCTGGGGCTCGCGCAGGCCGTCGATATGATCGACTCGTACCCCATCCAACGACCCATCCCGCAACCAGTTCAGGACGGCTTCGTGAGTGTCGGCAAAGACTTGCTCGTCTTCGACTCGTAGCCCAACCAGGGTGTTGACGTCGAAAAACCGCCGATAGCCGAGGTCCCGACCCGCCGTGCGCCATAGCGCCAGGCGGTAATTCTGCCGCTCCAAGAGCGCGTGCAGGCTGTCAGGATGTCGATTGATGGCCTCGATCATGCGATCGATGGCGCTGGCGACCGCCGGCTGTTCGGCCAGCAGGCGGGCCAGTTGCACCTCCAGCACCGCTTTGTCGCGATGACGGCGACGCACGCTCTGACGGTCGGTGGCGGTGGCGCGCGGCAAGCTGCCCAAGGCATCAGCGATAAAGCCCAGCTCGGCCGAGCCGGTTTGCGCCGCTGCCCCAGCCAATATGCTGTCCAAGGAGCGCGGTGCCACTGGAAAGGTGTGCTCGAAATAGCTCACCACGAACCGGGCTCCTTGCCGGCTCAGGCGGATCTCGCCAGCATCAAGCACTCGTCCGTACTGGCCGCCCAATACCGGCAATAGCACCAAGTTGCGCAAGCGCGATTCGGGTGGATCCCACTCCACGTCAAAATAGGTGGCGTAGTTGCTCGACGGCCCATTTTCCAGGACGTCCCACCACCACGGGTTATCTCGCCCGCTAATCGCCATGTGGTTAGGCACGATGTCCAGCAACTGCCCCAGGCCCTGGGCCGCCAATGCCGTGCACAGTCGCTGGTGAGCTGGCTGGCCGCCCAGTTGGCTACTGATGCGATGGTAATCCACCACGTCATAGCCATGCTGGCTACCCGCGGCAGCTTGTAGATAGGGGGAGCAATACAGGTGGCTTATGCCAAGTTGCGCGAAATAACTTGCGAGCTCGGCGGCGCAGTCTAGGTCGAAGTCCGGGGTTAGTTGCACCCGATAAGTGGCGCGTGCTTCCAACTTCATCATTTAATAGGCTAGCAGAGGCGTGCGCGGGCGAGGAAACTTTACATGCGGGCGACCGGACTCTTAGGCTGACACCATCATTTCGTGCTAAGAACTCACAAGTACTCGATGGGCGGACAACGCCAACGGCCGCGAGGGGCACGGAGCTTCACGGAGGTATAGCCAATGGTAACCAACAAGGAAGTACGCGACATGAGTCCGGCCGAGAAGGAGGCCTTCCACCAGCAGGCCGAGGCCAGGATCAAAACCTTCAGCTACCGACGTCCCGAGATGGGCCAACGGCCCAAGGAATTTGCGCCCCTGTGCCGCAGCGAATTGTTGCGGATCGTGGTGCAGGTAATAAAGGATGGCGGCGAGAACAATCTCCACTACCATACTCATTCCGACACCGCCTGGATGGTTTTGCGCGGCCGCGCGCGTTTCTATGGAGTGGGCGACAAACTGCTGGGTGAGCTGGGTCCGCACGAAGGAATTTTGCTTCCCGGCGGCTCCCGCTACTGGTTCGAAAAAGTCGGTGATGACGATTACCTGGAGATTCTCCAAATGATCGGAATCGAAAGCAATTCCGCCGCTCCTCCCGAGAGAATCAACCTAGAGCGCCACAAAGCCTGGATGCAGGACGACTATCTGCAAGTCTACGAACAAGGACCGGTGGTTGCGCAGAAATAATGACCGCGGACTCGCTCACCGTCACTGACAGGAGGCCGATCATGGGGCAGTTGCAGGAAGCGAATATCAACACCATTCGGGCATACCGCCATGCCGCCTTCGATGAGCTTGACTTCGACCGCGCCAGCCAATACCTGGCACCCAGCTATCTTCAGCACAGTCCGGGATCGCCCGACGGCACGGGCGGCCTGAAGCATTTTATCGAACTGCTTAAGACCAAGTTTCCCAGGCATACCCACAAGGACCATCGCTATTTCGCCGACGGCGACTACGTCATCTGCCATTCGCATTTCATTCGAGTGCCCGGCACCCCCGGCAGCGCGGTGATCGATATTTATCGAATGGCCGACGGCAAGGTGGTCGAACATTGGGACGTGATCCAGGAGCTGCCGGAGAAGCCGGCCAACAACAACGGCGCCTTCTAGGAACGCGCACGGGCAAGACACTAATGGTTGCGGAATACTCACTGGCGGGCAAAATCGCATTGATCACCGGGGCCGGCCGCGGCATCGGTACCGGAATTGCCGAGGTTTTCGCGGAGGCCCAAGCCACCGTAATCGTCAACGCCCTGACCGATCGCTACCTGGGCCCCTTTGCCGCGCGGTTGCGCGAGCGCTTTGCGGGCACCCGAATAATTGCCCTTACCGGTGACGCAACCACCTCGACTGGCGCCTCGCGCCTAATCGCGCAAGCCCTTGAAGCAGCGGGTGGACCGCTCGACATCCTGGTCAATAATCTGGGCGATGCGATTCGCGGAGATCTGGTGCCTTTGCCGGGAGCTACGCAACAAGCCGAGCTCTCCGATTCGGACATCGAGCGCAATCTTGGACTCAATCTGATGTCCGCCGTGTACTGCACTCGCGCAGCCGCGGGTGCCATGGTGGCGCGTCGGCGCGGCAAGGTGATCAACATTTCATCCTTTGGCGGGCTCAAGGGCACCCCTCATCTGAGTATGTACTCGGTTGGTAAGTTCGGCTTGGCAGGGTTGACCCGATCGCTGGCCCTGGAGTGGGCGCCCTTTGGCGTTACGGTCAACACGATTGCACCCGGCCACTTTCCCGACCCCATAACCACCGGCGAAGCTGCTTACCGGCGCATGGTCGAGCAGCGCAGCGCCGAAATTCCGCTTAAGCGTGTGGGGCAGCTGCGTGAGGTGGGATTGCTGGCGCTCTATCTGGCCTCAGCCGCCTCCGACTATATGACGGGACAAGTGCTGGCGCTTGATGGCGGCCTTTCAGCATAGCAAGGCCACCCCCCGCTAAACCTGACTGCCAGATCCCTGCCAAGAGGAGCCCTCGATGAAAACAACTCTACTCGTGGCCGCTTTGTCACTAACTCTCGCGAGCGCTTGCGGCGGCGGTAGCAAAGCCAACGCCCAAGGCGGCTTTTCGCTGGCCAGCATCAAAGGCAGCTACGCCGGACTCTTTACCGGCAAGATCCATACCAGTAGCGGTCTTCTCCCCTTCCGGGGCACGGGCGTATTCACTGCCGACGGCGCTGGCAATCTCAGCGGCGACGAAAGCTACACCGTCAACGGAGTACCCTGCTCCGCCACCATCCAGGGCACCTACCAGGTCAACGCTGATGGCAGTGGCAGCGACTCGGTGAAATTTACGGCCAGCGGGAGCGGATGCACTTCGGGAACCTACACCCAGAGCCTGGCCATCGGACAGGCCGGCTCTCTGATTTTGCTGGTCAATACCAACGCCGACGAGATCAGCGAGGAGTGGTATTCGCAAAACTGATCGCTCTGGGCAGCGCGGTTAATTCAGAAGCTCCAGATTTCATTGCTCCAAACCGTCGTTGTTGTTCCATTGATAATGGCCAGCAATATCCTTGGGTTTGCCAAGGTTGTGTGCTGCGCGGCGCCATGCGCGACCACACCGGGTTTGAAAGCTCGAGGCGCCGCCGCTACCACCTATCTCGACATCGGCCTCCTGCCCCAGCGGCACGCTAGAAATAGCCTCGCCGGTGGCCGGGTTGATGCTCTCAAAGCGCTTGCCACCCTTAATACCTCGCAATGTGCGGCATGATAGTGGGCTTTAGCTAAACTAAATATGGAGTTCCCGGGAAACAGTCTGATTTAGGAATAATCCAGGAATATGATCCGAATGGAATAAGAATACATGATATTGAGGCTGGCAAAGGGCAGTTTGACTGAAACCGCCTCGTTCCACCTCAAGAAGAGGTTAGCTTCGAGCCACGGAGTAAAGCCCCGGCGCAAGCGAAGAAGCCGCAATCATGAGAAGAGACGCGCACCAGAGCAGGGGCCTCCCGCCGCGCCAGCCGTGGATAAGAGTGCGGCTTTATTGCGGCCCGGAAAAATGGAGTGGCTGCGTACCCCTGAGCATCCCCGGGGTTACCAAGTAATCGCCGCCGATCGAGGGCCGCCAGATCTGGTTGGCCACCTGCGAGTTACCCGCGGTCGCCAGATAAGCCCCCCCACCGATTACTCCGCCCAAAATCGCATAGGCGGCCTTGAAGGGAAAATAAATCAAGCTGCAGACTACGGAGCCAGCGTCGTAGCCAACGTTGCCCCAGTTCGTGCCCCCGCCGCCGCTGGCGGATTGGGCGAATCCCCCCACTGGCAGCGCCAGTATCGTGCTTAGGATCAATACTGCAACGAGTGCTCGTTTCGACTTCATATTTGGCTGCGTAATCCCCTCACTTGCCACCGGCGCCGGCGGCATGAGCTTGAAGTCCAAAGATGACCTGGGGATGACTATTGGCGGCCTGGCCGTTGTTGAAATTAGCCAGCAGCTTGCTGCCTTCGCGCTCGATATTGTAATGCAGCCGCGGCATCCCGTGGGTCGCCATGAAACTCTCCAGCCGTTTGTGTTGGGTCGGACAGTAGAGCATCAAGAAGCCCCCGCCGCCCGCTCCGATCACCTTGCCGCCCAGCACCGAATACTCGGCTTTGACATGATCGTAGATCTGGTCCACCTTCGACAAGCTAACCTTGGCGGATAGCCGCTTTTTGTTGCGCCAATGCTCGTCGAGCAGCCGGCCCCAGCGATCGAAGTCTTCGGCTTCGATCGCACTCTGGATGCGCCGCCCCAGCTCCTTGATTTGATGCAGGCTGTCGATGACCCGTCCGTGATCCAGCCGCTGCTTGTTCTCCACCGCCGAATTCTGCTCGGCCAGCACCGCCAGCGCATCCCGCTCGACTCCAGTATAATAGATGTGGGTGTTGGCAATCAGCGCCGCCACCGAACTGCTGCCCAACTCAATCGAGCGCACGGCAACCTCTCCACCCGGGCTGATTTCCAGTACCGTCAGTCCGCCGAAGGCCGCCATGTACTGGTCCTGCTTGCCGATGGGCTTGCCCAGCACTTCAAGCTCGATGAAACAGGCTTCTTCGGCCAACCTGTCCAAACTGACATAGTCGCGCCGATAATGATGGAGGGCGTTGAGCAGCCCTACCAGATAGCAACTCGACGAACCCAGCCCCGTGCCCGCCGGCAGGTCCGCCATCGAGGAGATTTCCATCTTGTCTTCGATCCCATGCAGCCGCAGCGCCTCACGCGCCAATTCGTGGCGCACATCGTTGACATGATCGGTGGTCTCGCTGTGGCTGTAATGGAGCCGAATTTTGCGGTCCACGGTGGGCGGGTTGATCATGATGTACATGTGTTTGTCGATGCCCATCGCGAAAATGAACCCGCCATGCTCGCGATAGTATGACGGCAAATCAGTACCACCGCCGCCCAAGGTTACCCGGAACGGTGTGCTGGTCAGAATCATGCGGTTCTCGCCACCTCTTCCTCACTCAAGCCAAGCCATCACCGGCTTCGGTCATCGGCGCGGCGCCGATGCGCTGCCGCTTGCAGGGCCAGTTTCTCGAAGCCCAAGAGGTTTCAAAACCGGCCATGCAGGCAGGAGCGGAGGCTTGAGTCTAACTGGAGATTAAGCAATCTTCAAGGCGACAATTTCGGCTTTGATTCGCCCTACGGCCTACAGATTTGCTTTCGCACAAAGTTCTTTGGCGATCGTTGGTAGCCGCGCATTGTGGCTTGGCGCGGCGCTTTGGAGGGGCGCCAGGGGCTCTCCACTCTGGGATGAAAGGCGGCAGGGCTGCGCCGTTATTATTTTTGCGTTTTGCGACGGGGATGGCTCCTGCTCAGGCCCCGCACATGGCGCATCGCAATGTCGCTACAAAGTGGTGGCCGCTCTTAGACCATCCCCCATAGGGAGGTTTGCTATTTCGCTGCTACCTTCAAGGAATTCCGAAGCTGTGCCATTCGAGACGGTACAAACTCGCTTAAATCTTCTCTGGTTTATTTCGCGTTGCGAACACATAACCACATCTATCGGGTCCCGGGATGCTGTAAGTACTCGAAGTAATCGACCTGGATTTCGGCCACAAAGTGGCGTTCGTGGACGATGACTGCGCTGCGTTAAATATTGGCCAGCTCGCCGAAATATTCGTTGTCTTCGTTATAGCCGCCTTCGCCTTTATGAATTTGCTTGATGTCGGAGACGACTTCGATCGCCCGGATCCATTTGACCATCTTGAAGCCCAGTTGATTCTCCACTCGCAGCCGTAGCGGCGCGCCGTGTAATTCGCCAAGGGGGCGGGAATTCATTTCATAGGCCAGTAACGTTTGCGGATGACGGGCGTCAGAAAGAAAAAGCGAATCATAAAATTCGCCGCCTTCGGCCCCTTCGCCGAACGAATAGAATACTACCGCGCGCGCTCCCGCCAGCGGCCTGACCTCCTGCAGCAAGCGGCTGAGCGGGACTCCGCTCCACTGCGCGATTCCCGACCAACCCTGAATACAATGATGCAGAGTAATTTGGCTTTGCCGGCCCAAAGTGATCAGTTGGTGGAGCGAGAATTCGCCAGGTTTCTCGACCATACCAAAGACTTTAAGCCGGTAGTCCTTGAACTGACTGGCGGACAACTCCCGCCATTCTTCGCAGGTCGGTAGCTTACCATTGGCCCAGAAAAACGGTGAGACCTGGTCGTGGGAAAATTCGGCGCGAGGCGCCGCGCGGTCAAGCACAAACCACATCAGCGGGCGCACGATCGCGCCGGCGATATGCTGCACGGCGCGCGGCTGGCGCCACGCCAAATAGTTGGCCAAGCCGTTGAGAGCCGCGATGGCGGCAATGAGAACGACGAAAATCAATACCCCTGTTGGG comes from Candidatus Binataceae bacterium and encodes:
- the treY gene encoding malto-oligosyltrehalose synthase, with protein sequence MMKLEARATYRVQLTPDFDLDCAAELASYFAQLGISHLYCSPYLQAAAGSQHGYDVVDYHRISSQLGGQPAHQRLCTALAAQGLGQLLDIVPNHMAISGRDNPWWWDVLENGPSSNYATYFDVEWDPPESRLRNLVLLPVLGGQYGRVLDAGEIRLSRQGARFVVSYFEHTFPVAPRSLDSILAGAAAQTGSAELGFIADALGSLPRATATDRQSVRRRHRDKAVLEVQLARLLAEQPAVASAIDRMIEAINRHPDSLHALLERQNYRLALWRTAGRDLGYRRFFDVNTLVGLRVEDEQVFADTHEAVLNWLRDGSLDGVRVDHIDGLREPQAYLERLHTLAPQAWIVVEKILQAGEELRASWPTAGTTGYEFANLVGGLWIDPAGETEMTRHYVTFSGEQADFATVARHSRELVLRDLLGSELGRLTALWLDICEHDRHHRDHTRHELHEALKAVAARFPVYRTYVSAAQDQATREDRQYINEAIQAARGDHPELDPELLDFLRSILSGQRRGGAEMELALRFQQFSGAVMAKAIEDTAFYRYNRLVALNEVGGDPACFGVGVAQFHQACLQRQQHWPGGLLATTTHDTKRSEDVRARISLLSEIPRRWSERSLRWAEHNQRHWRVQPDRNAEYLYYQTLVGAWPIETERITAYMMKAVREAKQRTSWTQSNPEYEQALKEFVAGTLSDPQFTDDVAQFVGPLVEPGRINSLAQTLLKLTAPGIPDLYQGSELWDLSLVDPDNRRPVDYAARRAALDTIDRLSVAEILRRSDEGLPKLWTIVQALRLRRRHPSWLAPQASYEPIQPRGRRAAHVVGFVRGQRIAAIVPRLIIGVGGQWHDTTARIMPGHWRNVLDGEELSGGELALSELFRRFPVALLVREDHA
- a CDS encoding cupin domain-containing protein, whose translation is MVTNKEVRDMSPAEKEAFHQQAEARIKTFSYRRPEMGQRPKEFAPLCRSELLRIVVQVIKDGGENNLHYHTHSDTAWMVLRGRARFYGVGDKLLGELGPHEGILLPGGSRYWFEKVGDDDYLEILQMIGIESNSAAPPERINLERHKAWMQDDYLQVYEQGPVVAQK
- a CDS encoding SDR family oxidoreductase, whose amino-acid sequence is MVAEYSLAGKIALITGAGRGIGTGIAEVFAEAQATVIVNALTDRYLGPFAARLRERFAGTRIIALTGDATTSTGASRLIAQALEAAGGPLDILVNNLGDAIRGDLVPLPGATQQAELSDSDIERNLGLNLMSAVYCTRAAAGAMVARRRGKVINISSFGGLKGTPHLSMYSVGKFGLAGLTRSLALEWAPFGVTVNTIAPGHFPDPITTGEAAYRRMVEQRSAEIPLKRVGQLREVGLLALYLASAASDYMTGQVLALDGGLSA
- a CDS encoding ester cyclase, encoding MGQLQEANINTIRAYRHAAFDELDFDRASQYLAPSYLQHSPGSPDGTGGLKHFIELLKTKFPRHTHKDHRYFADGDYVICHSHFIRVPGTPGSAVIDIYRMADGKVVEHWDVIQELPEKPANNNGAF
- the treZ gene encoding malto-oligosyltrehalose trehalohydrolase, which translates into the protein MKPLRVWAPKATRLEVALNGQRYSLVREGGSHNWWRLEAVGIEEFDDYALFVDGQGPFPDPRSRWQPRGVHGPSRMESAANFAWSDHGFRPRPLAQGLIYELHIGTFTPAGTFSAAIERLDHLAALGVTHVELMPLAEFSGARGWGYDGVDLFAPHHHYGTPAELKALIDQCHRRGLAVLLDVVYNHFGPSGNYLPRFAPYLTDRYSTPWGEAVNVDGPGSDQVRRFFCDNACYWLAEYHFDGLRLDAVHAIIDSSPLHLMEQLQREVASLGDGRPRLLIEENDRNDPRGIMSPARGGYGLDAQWNDDFHHALHSVLTGERSGYYSDFGSLSQLAKVLRAGYVYDGQYSPYRDRIQGRPACGLSGNNFVGYLQNHDQVGNRAQGERSSQLMPLGRLKIGAALVLTAPFVPMLFQGEEWGASTPFLYFSDHAEPDLARAVSEGRRREFAAFGWNPASVPDPQAAATFIRSKLRWEELAVSPHRELLQWYRALIQLRSASADLQDGRMSCVNVTYDEAQGWIVIQRGAIGVAVNLGSAPVRLPWPAPSRLLMGSTPAIRIATDFLELPPDSVAISTNQP